In Lathyrus oleraceus cultivar Zhongwan6 chromosome 2, CAAS_Psat_ZW6_1.0, whole genome shotgun sequence, the DNA window AGCTTCCCATATTTTCCAGACTGCAACACATGTAACAGAGTATTAAATAGGCATACAATATATGTCGTAAAATAGTTTCCTTGCATTTAACATATATACCCGAAATCTCTTTAATGCAATTGTAAGAACATTAGGTGCCTCTGAAACTGCCATTTGCTTCTTGGCCTTCTCATAAGATTTACATCTGTTTAACATGAAAGCAAATTACTATTAATAAGGAAACTCCTTTGATAACCAAAAAAGAATAAAAGACAAAACTTGAACAACTATGCAAAAGGTTTCAACAATACACACATCAAAAATCATAAAAAGAAAGCATGTGGAAGACAACAATAATTGAACAAGAATACAGGGGAAAAGAAACAATTTAATCAAAACACCAGTGTTAAGTTTCACCTTTCAATTAAATTAACCTGCACTATCCAAATATACAGCGTATGATTTTAGTCCTCGCAGAAAATTAGGTCATAAACAAGCATTTTAAACCTCGTTTAAGATTTTGATACATGCCATACAATAAAAGTAGGCCATGAACAAGCATTTTAAACCTGAGAAAGATATCTTTTATAGAATAATATTTTTGAGAAGTTTGTTATatctatattttctatacataaGATAAACCCGTTTCAattcaaatattttaaaaatattgttTGTCTAAATTCTTGGTATAAAATCTACTTTTCAAAAGAAGTCAAAAATAAGTCAAGTCAAACCGAGCTCGAATTTTCAAACATAAATGAATCAAGTCCACCATCATCCCTTATCcatttaaaatttaaaatttcaaaattagATTCCCTCTAATTTTTGGGACCAGATATGGACAAGACTAAACATATGTTTTGTTAGCCTGGTGAAAAGCTAATAGAGAGACGTAAATATCACACCAAAATCTAAAACCGTAAGAACCCAATATATTCCTTCAGCCTTACATAGTCATTCAAAGCACGAGTAAGATATAATAATATTGAAAATTTCTGAAATGGTTCCTACCTGGCACAGTGGTACTTGTTTTCACCATCCAGAATCTCAGTGCTTGTAAACTGCCGAAGTGCCTCCTCCAGGGATGCTATCTCCCCTTCTATCTCAACAGTCAAATCCATCATCCTTTCTTGACGCTCAGATTTCCCTCCACATTTCATGCATTTAATCTGTTAACATATAATAAGTATTATTTCATTGACTGTCTTGCTTAGAACAGTGAATGCTAGTTTACAGCAACAATAGCATTATCTATTTCGAAAACGATATACGTATTATTTTTTCAAATAAGGAGACTAAAAAAGATTACCTTTGATCGAAGGTAGCCTCCAAAGGTAAGACCAACTAAATTAGTTTGCTCTTTTAATGCGTCTGATGCATCAACCCCACATTCCATAACGCAGACAGATTGCATTGTTTCAACCACATGTCTGTACATAGTCATTTACTAACGTAAGATATAACAAGAATTCTAAAACATCAATTTACAATGATTAAAGGATGTAAACCGCACCTTAAAAATTCATGCGCATCTTCTTCTCTTCCATTACCAAATTGACTTCCAATATTCTGTAGTTGAGAGAGTATGCTCATAGGCGAGAGAGGAGATTTTGTGTCTTTTGATTTCAAAATCAAACTTTCAAACTCACAAGTGAAACACCATTTTTTATTCACACCTGAAATTGTCATGAGAAATTAACATAGGGAACAGTTACACAAATAGTAATCATGTTTGCTAAGTGATTATTTAAATATTAAACTGTGATTGCATACATACATGATTTAGAATGAAGTCCTTGAAGCAAATATGCAGTCAGGGGTGGCGTAAGTACCAAGCACTGGAGTACAGCATTTGCGAAACAGCTGCAAAATGGTAGcaaaattatgaaaatgaaaaagtaaatcctaaaaatatttaaaatatgTGCACGTGGACATGTGTGTGTATATAATGCAACAATCATCTAATTCTCATGAACTACTTATTTCAAATTACCTGTTTCCACAATTTGTAAGACCAAATGGTTGGAAATCCACTTTGTTCCAGTTATAAAGCCTGACAAACAGATCATATGGAAAAAGACCCTGCAGCAAAAGTTAGACCATGTGAGAAAAACATTTCCTTAAGGCTCCAAAAAACATAAAAGATTGGTTCAAAAATAACCTTGTCACTGTATTTTCTAGCAACATCACTCCCAACATCTATTGGAAAATGCTTAGTCAAATCCGATTCTCTAAACTGATCAATGACTTCCATAACAGATGTTTTAAGGCCATCCTTGGAATTTGGAGAACAGTTAGTAGTCTGAGACGAATTAGCAGCATTGGAATGGGTAACATTGTTCATACATTTTGAACTGTAATGTAAATGCTCATCTTCAGCTCTAGAAACTAACTTCGTTTCAGCACATCTCAAGCTACTTCTAGGGTTAATCACAACATGCTTCGATACATTAGATCCAACAGTGTGCAAGTTATGGATGCTTGAGGCATCTGCACGATGTGAAGAATCAAGATCTTCATTCTCGGAAGATGGGGATCCTTCATTTTGCATATTTTTCCCAACATTAGAGTGAGATGGAAGAGGGTCACCAAAAGAGTCATCTTTTGTCCCTTTTAAATCAAGAGTGCAATTCCAAAATCCAGGAGACACTTTAGAAGGCTCCGTTGTTCCCCCTTTCTGCACCATCAGACCAGAACTATCATTTGATGTGAGATTTCTCTCTTCTTTACCAAAACCGGGTCTGGCGGAATCAACCAAATGAGCAAACTTAGGTGACAATGGGATTGTTGCACCAATGCAATTACCATTTGATGTGTTGCCAGAGATGTCATGTCCCTCGGATCTCTCATGCTCATTTGAGATAATACTCTCACAAACAGATGAATCATCAGACGATTCATTAGCACCAGTGGAAGCAGAGAAACCAGAAAACGAGTTGCATGATAATTCAGAATTAGAGTCTATGATGTTCTCCTCTACAAGACTATCAACTCTTGCCTTATCATTCCCTTCACATGAGGTTTTAGGAGGACGTTTTATATCCGACAATGGGGGTTTCTCAGAGGGTTTTGCAACCTTTTCACTTTCAATCCGATACTTCTCGTCATTGACTCCACTATAGTCTGGCTCGGCTACCTTATTAATCTCGCCTACCAGATCATCAGCCTGGTGAGCTTCGCTAGGAGGATGGCAGTCGTCTTTGTGACCTTGACGCCAATGAGCAATTTGGCACTTACCAGAACTGAAATGCAAGAGAAATAACAGTATTGCATTAGAACTTTCTAATTTTATTAAAAGTTACCAAGACGGAAAAGTTGCAGAGGAAAAGCAATGAAATGGAAAATCAGTAAAATATGGATTGTAGCGTCACTTCCAGCCAGAATAAATCAACAAATTATGCAAGATAACAAAACCCTACCACTAACAGACGATCTACATAAAAAAGAAAGGGTCACAACTCACAAATGGGAAAATCAAGCAATCGTATTACAGTGCCAAAACATGAGAAGAAAAATCTAAAGAGAACCTATTTTCAAGAGTTCTATTTTTATACGAAACAAAAGACAATTTCAACCACAGTTCTATGAGCAAATGAAAGGTTCAACATATTACACTTAACAATATCATTGAGCTATTGAAAGGAACAGCCAAATGTCTTTTCAAATTGGTGAGGTCTGTGGGTTATTGGTGGCTATCAAGCGGATGAGAGAGCTTGCCATGAAGAATGTTATTTTTCGAGATGGATTCAAAGCTCATGTCGGTGGAACGAAGCACGTTTGTGAGGATGCTACAAAAATCAGGGCACATCAAGGAGTGTATGGAGGTTACTTTCTTTTTCTTGTTACAACTCTCAGTGTGGAATTTACTAGGAGGCAAGCCAACATTGCTGCTCGTTACATAACAAAGGTGGCCATTACTAATGTTCGCACTCGTTTTACAATGATATCTATATCTCCAACACATAATGATGCTTTGATATTTTGAAGTAAAAATAAAACTGTTCTTTGAATTGAACAATGATCACAGTCAGAAACAAACTAAAGGGGCAATAGGAATTCAAACCAAAACTCCGCAAAAATAAATCCTAAACCAAGAAATCAAAAGGTAAACGCCATAAAAACTTGTAGAACATATACCCTCAAAATTAAAACCCTTAATTTAGCAAAACAAGCAACATAAATCAAAATCTCAAACCACCTAGAAGCAATGGAAGCAAAGAACTTACCAATAATAAACAGCTTTGCACCTTGCACACCTGGTAGTGGTGGGAGATAAACACACTACACATTGACTACTCTTGGCAACCAACACAGCGTCCTTCTGAATCGAATTCGCGGCAACGAATGGATATGAAGCTGAAACTGAAACAGCACCATTTCGATAAGAATTTGCAGCAACATACTGATACGAATTAGAATTGGAATTGGCATCATCGTAATGATACGAAGCTGCCGCCTCATGCTCCGCCCTAGCAGACTCCTCCGCCGCGAGAAACAACAACCTCTTAATCTCCTCCGCCCTCTCCTCCGACCGCCTCAACTTATAACGCACGACAAATCCAATCACAGGAAAAACCACACAAACTAAAACAACGAAGAGCAAAGAAGAAAACCCTAGATCCACTGTAACACGCATTTATCCagaaaaaatatcaaaaaaaGTATAATCCGCCGTAATACGGCGGCGACGGTGACGATCACGGTAAGGATTAGTCGGAAACTTAACGGTATCAAAGAATCGTGTTAGATTACCAAAGGAGTGGAAGTTTGAAGACGAGAGTGAGATATGCATGTGATGTATGTAGCTCTCATACACACACAAAAATTGAATAAGAGAGAGAGTGTTTAGAATTACGacgaagaagaagatgatgaaattGAAACACTTCGTTGAGAATTTGAAACGACACTATTGGGTCGTTCTTGCGGTTGCGTCGGGAAAGGGGtagagaaaaaaaaaagaaattgttgagtttttaatttattttggacTACGAAAATAAAACATGTTTTAACTGATTTATTTTGTTTAACATTAATTGTTAGAGGAGGGAGAAATAGTAAAGATACGTGGAGTGGAACGCACACGgtaataaataaaaataaataaaaagtaaatatAGTGAATAAAGAAAGAGGAGTGGTTACGGAATTTAAGAAATTGATGATGGAAGGAAAAGAATTTTGTTTTCCTTTGCAGGAATTATCTGATATTCCAATCAGTTCCGGAGTTTAGAATCAACTTCTGGTCCCTTGCACGTATCATGAGAATTTAAAAAATTACTCTGTCATCGATAGTAGTATTTAAAGAATTATATAGCTTTGGATTTTTAACAATATTTTAAAATCCGAACTAAAGATGAATagggatttttttttaaataatcagattttttaatttaaattttaaaataatatattttttaaattaattatgAAAATGATCAATTTTCTTTACTTTTGTGTCGGTTGAATTGGCACATCTAATTATTGATCAAATAAGGCGTCTTAGCCATTAGAATATGCATGCATTGCAAATGAGCATAGGCGTCATAGGGATGGGCGCATGCATGTCTTAAAGTCACATGTATTGGCGCATGCATACACTACATCAGTGTATGCGtcaatgcatgtg includes these proteins:
- the LOC127118677 gene encoding ubiquitin carboxyl-terminal hydrolase 16; translated protein: MRVTVDLGFSSLLFVVLVCVVFPVIGFVVRYKLRRSEERAEEIKRLLFLAAEESARAEHEAAASYHYDDANSNSNSYQYVAANSYRNGAVSVSASYPFVAANSIQKDAVLVAKSSQCVVCLSPTTTRCARCKAVYYCSGKCQIAHWRQGHKDDCHPPSEAHQADDLVGEINKVAEPDYSGVNDEKYRIESEKVAKPSEKPPLSDIKRPPKTSCEGNDKARVDSLVEENIIDSNSELSCNSFSGFSASTGANESSDDSSVCESIISNEHERSEGHDISGNTSNGNCIGATIPLSPKFAHLVDSARPGFGKEERNLTSNDSSGLMVQKGGTTEPSKVSPGFWNCTLDLKGTKDDSFGDPLPSHSNVGKNMQNEGSPSSENEDLDSSHRADASSIHNLHTVGSNVSKHVVINPRSSLRCAETKLVSRAEDEHLHYSSKCMNNVTHSNAANSSQTTNCSPNSKDGLKTSVMEVIDQFRESDLTKHFPIDVGSDVARKYSDKGLFPYDLFVRLYNWNKVDFQPFGLTNCGNSCFANAVLQCLVLTPPLTAYLLQGLHSKSCVNKKWCFTCEFESLILKSKDTKSPLSPMSILSQLQNIGSQFGNGREEDAHEFLRHVVETMQSVCVMECGVDASDALKEQTNLVGLTFGGYLRSKIKCMKCGGKSERQERMMDLTVEIEGEIASLEEALRQFTSTEILDGENKYHCARCKSYEKAKKQMAVSEAPNVLTIALKRFRSGKYGKLNKPIRFPEILDLAPFMSGSSDLAIYRLYGVVVHLDTMNAAFSGHYVSYVKNFQNSWFKVDDSVVTPVELQTVLTKGAYMLLYARCSPRAPRLIRDMIVSSDSRGKVHGKTVATKHKHSSSHSDSLECITNSVSPYDLLALETIHSKFHRMKSIMEEDSSSDSSSLLSNNSDECSCSTDSTSDSTGTDEFADYIFGNSGRGGGVTSSTCSRGEMDSLLYRRRPVSEGCVSHLHHNLSIEHRKLDTSRSSSSFRESDSFERAGSNHFSYINSGVSYRKARERTD